The Triticum urartu cultivar G1812 chromosome 6, Tu2.1, whole genome shotgun sequence genome includes the window ATCATTGCTTTCCACACGGCATAGTGACCTTAATGTGCAAGTTTGCTAGGATGCATACTAGTTAGTTACAAAAAGATTTTCATGGCTCGTAACTGAGAAGGCATGTCAATTTCAAAGAGGTTAAAGAAGAGAGCCCAACACCGCATAACACGGATCTTCTTTGTTTCCAGATCAAGAACGACGAGCCGAGGATGGAAATAGTTCATCACATCATGTTCGCGTAGGCTTATCTGCAGGACCACGATAGTGCTTCTCTCATAAATAGAGTCTATGTCAGTTGGTTACTACGTCGTTCTTTCATGTTGGAGGTCAAGTGTTTGAGTCCCTACCACGTCAGTTATTTTTATCTGATTTTAGGAAGCACTCGTGTGCCTTACAGCCCATAAGAGAAATTCATTTAGGCCCACTTACTCATCTTGCTCGTGGTGGTGAAGCAAAGCTACCTGGCCCAGCAGGAGGATCGTACTCGTACGCGGCAGGGGTTGAACGAAGCGGTACCCTGTTTTCTCTAAGAAAAAAACAAATAAGCGGGATGAAACCAAAAGGGTCAATTACACCACAGGTGTCATAACTTGGCACGAAAAATCAGTTTAGTATTAAAACTTGCGGCATACATTGAACTGGTGCCACAACTAGGCTTTGACGTGCATGTACGATGCAAATCACGTTTCTATTCGAACAGTGCTGATTAGGCACGCCAATGTGGCATGGGGCCCGCTGTCAGTAATAGACGCCAAAGTGGACATGTGGCCTgctattttgcaaaaaaaacactCAAAATTTTTTGTCACCAAAAATAATATGCCACGGCCATAAGGGTCCACTTGTTAGCTTCCCACAAATAAATGAAAAATTGGTACGCGCAAGGACTCGAACAGCTGACCTGTATAGACAGCAGTAGCGCAAGACTAACGACCTGACTGTCAGCCATTGTATGTAATTATTACCGGATGCTGGTGCTATATATTCTTGGGAAACACTTATAAAATATAGAATATATGTAACGACTCCGACTGATCTGATAGAACTATATTCTTTGACTCTTAAACAGGCTGCAGTCCCTACATCCCATTTTGTTCTGTTTTTTTACCAGCTATTTATAGAATATATGTAAATTATAATAGTGTGTTagaaataatatatatatatataataaattACATTATAAAATAATCACGTATGGAGTTAGCATTGATCCATATAATAAATTATGAATTACAAAGTTATTCATGTAAAAATTTGCATATTGAAAAAGAACATATATTCCATAAATTCTTATACCCCGTTCATTTATGTAAGGTGTATTATTTTCGGCACGGTGACCAAGGCATAAAATTATAGACAATTGAGGACAAAATTACCTTTGGCAAATCATTGGGTAGTGGTAAGTAAGTCAGTTAGTCGAGAAAAGAAAGAGATAGGCGCAATCCGGAGAGAGAATGGATGCAAGGAGAGATACATGCAATTAAAAAAGATACTTTCCTTTTTTCTAGAGGGCGGAGAATGGCATTAGTAATGTATTCATTATTTAagcatgtgtttatgtttttaaattttttaatAAATTCTTATATAACTTTAAAATGTTCacaatttaaaaaaaattcatgtAGTGTATAAAGGTGTTCCTGCTTTAAGAATTTTTTTAATTTACTATATATTTTAATAAATTCTTAAATAAGTTTTCAAATATTCAAAGTTCTAACAAAATATTTATTTAGTATATAAAAGTGTTCATGCTTTAAAAAACATATATTCATATAATGTAAAAAAAGTTGGCTGGGATTAGAAGCAGCCACATGTAGATCATGTTCGAGTGGCCACGACACCACCCAGCAGCATTCCTTTTTTAGGAATTTATTTCCATGAGTGCTAGCGTAATCCTAGCCCGCCGCCGGCCCTCTCCCCCACCTCTCCTCTCCCTCGTCGCCACCAGAGGAGGCCGCCGGCTCGCCGCTCGGCTGCCGGTGAAGGTGGCGGCGAGGATCTGGCCGCCCCGTTCTTCCTCAGGGGGCTTTGGATCCGTGGCGGCGGCCTCGGCTGGTGGATCTACATCGGGTCTGCGGTGACCGGTGCTCTTTGGTGCTGGCCGTTCTTCCTCGGCCgcgggggcggcgaggcggcggcaggTGGCGGCTGTGGTGCGGGCGTCTCGGCGGCGCTCGATTCAGATCTGAAGACCCCCATCTACTTCAACCATGGCTGCCTCCGATGGTCCTGCTTTGGGCGGCCTTTGTCGCCGGAGTTGTACCTATTTGGCGGCTGGAGGTGGGAGGTGGCTCCGGAGAAATCCGACGGCAGCGACGCCCGAGGGCGCCGTACCTTTCTTGTAGGCATCGTCACCCTCTTGGGGGTGTCGTTTGTGGTGAGCTCGGGGTGGATGTGATGCTTTGGTTTCTTGGCGGCGGTTGGTGGTGTGGTCGGAGTTCGTCTGGTGGCGGTGCGTTGGCGCTCTGCCGCCTATGTGCTCAGCTTTGGAGTCCTTCTTCCACGGTGCTTGGTCTTCAGCAGCCCTGCCGGACTCAGCGGAGCGGTGCTTCATCTCGCACATTGATGGCGGTGGATATCGGCGGCATGGCGCTGTGGAGACTCGGCGTCCGATGCATGGAGATGGACTCGCGCAAGAGGAGGTTGCTGTCTGGTGTCATGGTAACGTCGATGGCAGAGTGGCCAGACAAGGTAGAAGCCTCAATATGATCTGAAGACGGACCTGTGGAAGATGGAGGCGACGACACACGAGTGCGTCTGACCGGAttgtgccccagacccggtatgtggcttGGCTGGGGCTTCCGAATGAGCGTTTCGATTTCCGGCTTTTgatgttaggcttaggtgagtgGTTTGGGTAGTGGCCCAGCTAGCACCCCTTCATCATTTTGGATAGGAGTAGTGGCATATGTTGCCAAGATGATGGATTCAGGCACATTGTTGTAATACTTTGTAAGATCCtcgagaataattaataaagtggccgtatgcatctcccagatgcagaggccgggggtcatcctccttttctaaaaaaactgACTTTTCGCGTCAAGTTGTGGCACAAGTGGTGTAATTGACTCAAACCAAAAGTATCACCGTGCTTTATTaataggtatagatatagataagATTGATGCGTTCGCTAGTGCAATAAGGTTACACACATAAATTACACAAACTAAGTGACATTCATATTGCTGTTCAAACAAACGATCAACACACATTACATTTAGCTAAGCAAGAGTGAAAACACGGCTAGTACAAACACATACACACGTATATATATTACATGAGCTGAGCCACATCTGTTATTTAAACCTATCACTTCAAAGCATAGCAAGACTAGCTGAAACTCGGAAAACAAGCATGCTTTACGTATCTCCATTTCTGGTTCTAGCGAAGCTTCCCAATGAGTTGCAGTGCCTTTTGTGCTAATCTTGCCCGGGCGACAACGACAAATACATATAGCTTGTCATATACCTTGTCGAAGAGCCGAAAAGATGCAATCCTCCATGTTTTCTTGAAGAGCATGGTACATAACACCACCCAGAGGCCAACGACAAACCCTGACCCAAGACCGAGATAAAAGAACATTGAATCAGACACATGTGCACTTCTCTTGGTATCACCATCAACTAGCTTTGTTGCATTATTACTAACTGAACAATTCCGTTGGAGAGGACGCCCACAGAGACCAACGTTGCCGCTGTACATATATGGATAGTTGTCGTAGAGAGTGTCAAGTTGCGATCCCGGTGGTATTCTTCCGGACAGATTGTTGTAGGACAAATCCAAAGATTCCAAATAGGTCAGATTCGATAGGCTCAGTGGAATTTCTCCACAAAGTTTGTTCCTTGATAGGTCCAATGATTCCAGTGATTTCATGGACCCAATACTTCGTGGAATTTCTCCAGTTAAGTAGTTCCAAGAAATATTCAGGTTCATCAATCCATTCACAGAAGTAATTTCTTCTGGAATTACTCCAGTTAAGTAATTCAAGGATAAGTCAATGCTCGACATATTTGCAAATGATTGTTTATAATGAAGCTCTTGTCGCTTTGTGAACACGGGCAAAATAAATTGAGGTTGCATCCAGTTCGAGTCTATGTTCAAGTATCGCACCTGACCTGCCATGCCCGTCAAAGTTGAAAGATTGCGAGGTATAGCACCTGACAATCTGTTGCCTGCAACATCAAAATTGAACATTTCTCCAAGATTGATGATGCTGGATGGAATACTCCCAGAGAACATATTATAGCTTAATCCTATATACTCTAATGCCATCAAGTCTCCGATCCATTCAGGCAATCTTCCAGATAACTTATTTCTTGATAGATCTAGAAACTTTATATTTGTGCTTTGTAGAAAAGATGGGAACTTTCCCGAGAACTTATTGTTACTCAATATAAGACTCCGTATATATCCCATCTTGATACATTGAGGAAATTCTCCCTCCAACTGGTTGATGCTTAAATCCAAGCACTTCAACTTTTGGGTTTTGCAGATAGATCTTGTAATACGACCTGATAGAGAATTGTTAGATATGGAGAAACAAGTGAGGTTTTCTGGCAGTGGAGGTATTTCACCAGTTATTTGGTTTCTATCTAGATAGAGATAGTTCACTGACATGGATTCCATATTTTTTGGCAGGCTTCCACTGATCTGGTTGTGGGAGAAGTTCAAAAATATAGCCTGTGAAAGTGTTGCCGGGAACCAGTATGGGAGCTGACCGGTTATACCCGTGTTTGACATATCAATGTAATCAGCTCTAGGCAACAACCGAAGCCAAGAAGGAAAATGAGGACCTATTTGGCAAGATGCAAAATATGCTTCCTCTAGTTTCAGTGGGGGTAGCAGACGAGGATCTACTATAATCGTCAAAGGATTATTAGATAAATCTATATACTGTAAGCTTGTGAAACCATAGAAATGTTCTTCGGTGATGACACCTGTCAAATTGTTGTTTTTTAGGTCTAGGGAAATCAAACCGTTGATCCTACCAATCTCAGTGGGCACGGGTCCAGTCATATGGTTATCAGAGAGGATGAGAGTGGCCAAACTGGTGAATTGGGCAAGCCCAGCTGGTAGGGTCCCGGTTATATTGTTTCCATTCAAATACAGTTCTCTTAGTCGGCTGGACGAGCAATGTGGCAAGCTCTCATACAACTCTGCCATGTTCCCATACGAGAGACCTTCTTCAAGGTATAGTACTTCCAAATTGCATAGGTTTCTCATCAACCCTGGCGCTATGATGCCGCTGGGGCCGCCGTCGAGATACTTGTTGTATGAAAAGTCAAAGACTTGAAGGGATGTCATTT containing:
- the LOC125516917 gene encoding receptor-like protein EIX2; amino-acid sequence: MAELYESLPHCSSSRLRELYLNGNNITGTLPAGLAQFTSLATLILSDNHMTGPVPTEIGRINGLISLDLKNNNLTGVITEEHFYGFTSLQYIDLSNNPLTIIVDPRLLPPLKLEEAYFASCQIGPHFPSWLRLLPRADYIDMSNTGITGQLPYWFPATLSQAIFLNFSHNQISGSLPKNMESMSVNYLYLDRNQITGEIPPLPENLTCFSISNNSLSGRITRSICKTQKLKCLDLSINQLEGEFPQCIKMGYIRSLILSNNKFSGKFPSFLQSTNIKFLDLSRNKLSGRLPEWIGDLMALEYIGLSYNMFSGSIPSSIINLGEMFNFDVAGNRLSGAIPRNLSTLTGMAGQVRYLNIDSNWMQPQFILPVFTKRQELHYKQSFANMSSIDLSLNYLTGVIPEEITSVNGLMNLNISWNYLTGEIPRSIGSMKSLESLDLSRNKLCGEIPLSLSNLTYLESLDLSYNNLSGRIPPGSQLDTLYDNYPYMYSGNVGLCGRPLQRNCSVSNNATKLVDGDTKRSAHVSDSMFFYLGLGSGFVVGLWVVLCTMLFKKTWRIASFRLFDKVYDKLYVFVVVARARLAQKALQLIGKLR